One Mugil cephalus isolate CIBA_MC_2020 chromosome 8, CIBA_Mcephalus_1.1, whole genome shotgun sequence genomic window carries:
- the LOC125012693 gene encoding testis-expressed protein 43-like, whose translation MADAAGSSEPHERSRSHIPTFSAGHPMIPKLYVMPWKQDMKNQRLLMKNAALAGIPVLPLEESLCFCGRERLCHSQRSTQTSSSSSSSSWAPLSQTGLTAHHSSHFSRYNSSVVTTRRLYQT comes from the exons ATGGCCGACGCTGCAGGGAGCTCTGAGCCACATGA ACGTTCCCGCTCCCACATCCCAACGTTCTCAGCCGGACATCCCATGATCCCCAAACTGTACGTGATGCCATGGAAACAGGACATGAAGAACCAGAGGCTGCTGATGAAG AACGCAGCTCTGGCTGGGATCCCTGtgcttcctctggaggagtctttgtgtttttgtggtcgGGAGCGTCTCTGCCACAGCCAGCGctccacccagacctcctcctcctcctcctcctcctcctgggctCCTCTCAGCCAGACAGGACTGACAGCTCATCACTCCTCCCACTTCTCCAG GTACAACAGCTCTGTGGTGACGACCAGACGGCTTTACCAAACCTGA